A section of the Roseivirga sp. BDSF3-8 genome encodes:
- the acpP gene encoding acyl carrier protein has protein sequence MQREEIAQKVRLILIEKIGLKPTEVTPDANLTRDLGVDSLDYAELVMEFENAFQVRIPDTEAGKLNTFKEVVDYLLASVNTP, from the coding sequence ATGCAAAGAGAAGAAATTGCCCAAAAAGTACGGTTGATCCTGATAGAAAAGATTGGCCTGAAGCCTACGGAGGTGACTCCGGATGCTAACCTAACGCGTGACCTGGGGGTGGACTCGCTTGACTATGCGGAGCTGGTAATGGAATTTGAAAATGCCTTTCAGGTACGAATACCGGATACGGAGGCGGGTAAACTGAATACTTTTAAAGAGGTGGTGGATTACCTCTTGGCGAGTGTGAATACACCGTAA
- the htpG gene encoding molecular chaperone HtpG has protein sequence MQEKGTISIHTENIFPIIKKFLYSDHEIFLRELVSNAVDATQKLKRLASIDEFKGELGDLKVKVSVDKEAKTITVSDRGVGMTAEEIKKYINQIAFSGATEFLEKYKDKGDEQQIIGHFGLGFYSAFMVAKKVEIVTLSHKEGSEAARWIGEGDTQFEIATAEKEDRGTDIILHIAEDSEEFLEEARLKTILDKYCRFLPIEVEFKEEVVNDPEPLWTKQPSELKDEDYLNFYKKLYPFAEDPLFWIHLNVDYPFNLTGILYFPRVKNEFEVQRNKIQLYSRQVFITDEVKDVVPEFLMLLHGVIDSPDIPLNVSRSFLQADSNVKKINSHITKKVADKLGELFKNDRKGFEEKFDNIGMFVKYGMVSEDKFYEKAKDFVLVKNTEGEFYTLDEYQDKVKPLQTDKNETVVMLYTDDQGLQDAYIQTAKKRSYDVLIMDGVLDSHFINMLESKLEKVSLKRVDSDTIDKLIDKDEKQDSVLSENERESLKTIFEQALEDKKPNLQLENLGSDEAPVSITLPEFMRRMQDMAKTGGGMGMMNMPNQYNVVVNVNHPLMGKIIRSKKEEKKTELARQAYDLALLSQNLLKGSDLTAFIGRSVDIASR, from the coding sequence ATGCAAGAGAAGGGTACTATATCCATCCATACCGAGAACATATTTCCGATCATTAAGAAATTTCTGTACTCGGACCACGAGATATTCCTGAGAGAGCTGGTGTCCAATGCAGTGGATGCTACGCAGAAACTGAAAAGACTGGCTTCCATAGATGAATTTAAGGGAGAGCTTGGCGACCTGAAGGTGAAGGTCTCTGTAGACAAAGAGGCGAAGACGATCACGGTAAGTGACCGTGGCGTGGGTATGACTGCAGAGGAGATCAAGAAATATATTAACCAGATTGCCTTTTCGGGTGCGACGGAGTTCCTGGAGAAGTATAAGGACAAGGGTGATGAGCAGCAGATCATCGGTCACTTTGGCCTGGGCTTCTACTCGGCCTTTATGGTGGCTAAGAAGGTGGAGATCGTAACACTGAGCCATAAAGAGGGATCAGAAGCAGCCCGCTGGATAGGCGAAGGGGATACGCAGTTTGAGATAGCTACTGCAGAGAAGGAGGACCGGGGTACGGACATTATACTGCATATAGCAGAGGACTCTGAGGAGTTTCTGGAAGAAGCCCGTCTGAAAACTATACTGGACAAGTACTGCCGCTTTCTGCCGATAGAGGTAGAATTTAAAGAGGAGGTAGTCAATGATCCTGAGCCGCTATGGACGAAGCAGCCGAGTGAGCTAAAGGATGAGGACTACCTGAACTTCTACAAAAAGCTTTATCCTTTTGCTGAAGATCCGCTGTTCTGGATACACCTGAATGTGGACTATCCCTTTAACCTGACGGGTATCCTGTACTTCCCCCGAGTGAAGAATGAGTTTGAAGTACAGCGTAACAAGATTCAGCTTTATAGCCGCCAGGTGTTCATTACGGATGAGGTGAAGGATGTGGTGCCTGAATTCCTGATGCTACTGCACGGGGTGATCGACTCTCCGGATATCCCTCTGAACGTATCGCGTAGCTTCCTGCAGGCTGACAGTAATGTGAAGAAGATCAATTCGCACATTACGAAGAAGGTGGCGGATAAGCTGGGCGAGCTCTTCAAAAATGACCGTAAGGGTTTTGAGGAGAAGTTTGACAACATAGGCATGTTTGTGAAGTACGGCATGGTGTCGGAGGACAAGTTCTATGAGAAGGCGAAGGACTTTGTGCTGGTGAAAAATACGGAAGGCGAATTCTATACGCTGGATGAATACCAGGATAAGGTGAAGCCTTTGCAGACGGACAAGAATGAGACGGTGGTGATGCTGTACACTGACGACCAGGGGCTACAGGACGCGTATATCCAGACGGCCAAAAAGCGCAGCTACGATGTGCTGATCATGGACGGTGTGCTTGACAGTCACTTTATAAACATGCTGGAGAGCAAGCTGGAGAAGGTAAGCCTGAAGCGTGTGGACAGTGACACGATTGATAAGCTGATCGACAAGGACGAAAAGCAGGACTCTGTGCTATCAGAAAACGAGCGAGAGTCACTGAAAACGATCTTTGAACAGGCACTGGAAGATAAGAAGCCTAATCTGCAGCTTGAAAATCTGGGCTCTGATGAAGCACCGGTATCTATTACGCTGCCTGAGTTTATGCGCCGTATGCAGGATATGGCTAAAACGGGTGGTGGCATGGGCATGATGAATATGCCTAACCAGTATAATGTGGTGGTGAATGTGAACCATCCGCTTATGGGCAAGATCATCCGCAGCAAAAAAGAGGAGAAAAAGACTGAGCTGGCAAGGCAGGCATATGACCTGGCACTGCTCTCTCAGAACTTGCTTAAAGGCAGTGACCTTACGGCCTTTATTGGCCGTAGCGTAGACATTGCCTCACGCTAA
- a CDS encoding toxin-antitoxin system YwqK family antitoxin: MRSLLLCANPSFLKVWLMVCLCMLLTAWQNEAGAQFKKPKKRKKAEPAPLTTDVNSDSVVYVEEGVTIPLTLNLGNKDEEEEEEEEEDDKKKKKKRNFYFGKKTKKAFTKSGYGDKITYEIFHVLKEPVKPDEYVRDFFWIDYKERKIKNSKSFDAQRGAILHGPYEKRIGDQVVQRGYFINGLRHGRWMSFTRSDILVDKMTFRKGWGEESEMDFYDREATKLKEVIPVEYGEKEGNYFYFHDNGQVAVQGEYQYGRKVGTWTEYFKFRRRRKKQIEYGDNPYNEDFIPYVVREWNEDGKLIYERKEDPNDSE, translated from the coding sequence ATGAGATCACTTTTACTATGTGCTAATCCGTCCTTTCTGAAGGTGTGGCTAATGGTGTGCCTGTGTATGTTGCTAACGGCCTGGCAAAATGAAGCGGGGGCGCAGTTTAAAAAACCAAAAAAACGAAAAAAGGCTGAGCCTGCACCTTTGACAACGGATGTAAACTCTGATTCAGTGGTGTATGTGGAAGAAGGGGTGACAATCCCGCTGACGCTGAACCTTGGCAATAAAGATGAAGAGGAAGAAGAAGAGGAGGAAGAGGACGACAAGAAAAAGAAGAAGAAAAGGAACTTCTACTTCGGCAAAAAAACTAAGAAGGCCTTTACGAAGAGTGGGTACGGGGATAAGATCACATATGAGATCTTTCATGTACTGAAGGAGCCTGTGAAACCGGACGAGTATGTGAGGGACTTTTTCTGGATAGACTATAAGGAGCGTAAAATAAAGAACAGCAAGAGCTTTGACGCGCAGAGGGGTGCTATACTACATGGCCCGTATGAGAAACGAATAGGTGACCAGGTGGTACAGAGGGGCTATTTTATTAATGGCTTGCGCCATGGCCGGTGGATGAGCTTTACGCGCAGTGATATACTTGTGGACAAGATGACATTTCGTAAGGGCTGGGGCGAGGAGTCTGAAATGGATTTTTATGACCGCGAGGCGACGAAGCTAAAGGAGGTAATCCCTGTTGAGTATGGAGAAAAGGAGGGTAATTATTTTTACTTCCATGATAATGGCCAGGTGGCGGTGCAGGGTGAATACCAGTATGGCAGAAAGGTGGGCACATGGACGGAATACTTTAAATTTCGCAGGCGCCGTAAAAAGCAGATCGAATATGGTGATAATCCGTATAATGAGGATTTTATCCCTTATGTGGTAAGGGAGTGGAATGAGGATGGTAAGCTTATTTACGAACGAAAAGAGGACCCTAACGATTCGGAATAA
- a CDS encoding bifunctional methionine sulfoxide reductase B/A protein — translation MADKEYNKLSPEEEYVILRKGTERPFTGKYTDNQAQGTYVCKQCREPLYYSEHKFPSHCGWPSFDDEIPGAVRRETDADGRRVEILCANCGGHLGHVFWGERFTDKNIRHCVNSISMDFVPEKKLPGRSQKVYLASGCFWFREHQYRQLHGVAGTRVGYMGGHSHTPTYIQVSGGQTGHAETVEVAYLPDILPLEELLRFFFNHHDQDNDSLKGKEEGGKYRSAIFYQTGDQEKAARDAMDQLTKKGYSPKTQLAPASEHTFYVAEDKHQGYYTRHQLSQESRYFEEKFENAGKTEE, via the coding sequence TTGGCAGATAAAGAATATAACAAACTCAGTCCGGAAGAAGAATACGTCATCTTACGCAAAGGTACCGAGAGACCATTTACCGGTAAGTATACTGATAATCAAGCACAGGGTACCTACGTCTGTAAGCAGTGCAGAGAACCACTCTATTACAGCGAGCATAAGTTCCCCAGCCATTGCGGGTGGCCCTCATTTGATGATGAGATACCCGGTGCCGTCAGGCGTGAGACCGATGCCGATGGCAGACGCGTAGAGATACTATGTGCTAACTGTGGCGGTCACCTCGGACACGTATTTTGGGGAGAGCGTTTTACCGATAAGAATATCCGGCACTGCGTCAACAGCATCTCTATGGATTTTGTGCCTGAGAAAAAGCTGCCGGGACGCTCTCAGAAAGTATACCTTGCTTCAGGCTGCTTCTGGTTCAGAGAGCATCAGTACAGACAACTCCACGGCGTGGCAGGCACCAGAGTCGGTTATATGGGAGGACACAGCCATACCCCCACCTATATACAAGTCAGCGGCGGCCAGACAGGCCACGCCGAAACCGTAGAAGTCGCCTACCTTCCCGATATACTACCCCTCGAGGAGCTGCTCAGGTTTTTCTTTAACCACCATGATCAGGATAATGATAGCCTCAAAGGCAAAGAGGAGGGAGGCAAATACAGGTCCGCCATTTTCTACCAGACCGGAGACCAGGAGAAAGCTGCCCGGGACGCCATGGATCAGCTCACAAAAAAAGGCTACAGTCCCAAAACCCAACTGGCACCGGCCAGTGAGCACACCTTTTATGTTGCAGAGGACAAACACCAGGGCTACTATACCAGGCACCAGCTCAGCCAGGAGTCCAGGTATTTTGAAGAAAAATTTGAAAATGCCGGCAAGACGGAAGAGTAG
- the dnaJ gene encoding molecular chaperone DnaJ, with protein MTKRDYYEILGLERSASKDEIKKAYRKIAIKFHPDKNQGDPSAEDKFKEAAEAYEVLSNDEKRQRYDRFGHQGVNGGGFGGGGGMSMDDIFSQFGDIFGGGGNPFESFFSGGGRGRRVRKGTNLRIKLKLTLKEMAHGADKKIKVNRMVMADGVTFKSCPTCNGSGQQRKVVNTMLGQMVSATTCTACNGSGQVVDQRPNGVDPSGLKPQEEVINVKIPAGVSDGMQLSMSGKGNMAPGGGVPGDLLILVEGVEDDELKREGNNIIFDLYINFADAALGTQVEVPTIDGKVKIKIEPGTQSGKVLRLRGKGIKELDGYGTGDQLIYVNVWTPKSLSKEEKELLERLRESPNFTPKPGKNEKGFFERMKEFF; from the coding sequence ATGACCAAAAGAGACTATTACGAAATTCTGGGACTGGAGCGCTCTGCTTCTAAGGATGAGATTAAGAAGGCCTATCGGAAAATAGCCATCAAGTTTCATCCCGATAAGAATCAGGGAGATCCATCTGCTGAAGATAAATTTAAAGAAGCTGCCGAAGCCTACGAAGTTCTCAGTAACGATGAGAAGCGCCAGCGCTATGACCGCTTCGGTCATCAGGGTGTAAACGGAGGTGGCTTCGGTGGAGGAGGCGGCATGTCCATGGATGATATATTCTCCCAGTTCGGGGATATCTTCGGTGGAGGCGGCAATCCCTTCGAGAGCTTCTTCTCCGGAGGTGGCCGTGGCCGCAGAGTGCGTAAAGGGACCAACCTGCGTATAAAGCTAAAGCTTACCCTCAAGGAAATGGCTCACGGAGCCGATAAAAAGATCAAGGTAAACCGTATGGTTATGGCCGACGGAGTTACCTTCAAGTCATGCCCTACCTGTAACGGCTCAGGCCAGCAGCGCAAAGTAGTTAATACCATGCTCGGCCAGATGGTCTCAGCCACCACCTGTACAGCCTGTAATGGCAGCGGTCAGGTAGTAGACCAGCGTCCTAATGGAGTCGACCCCTCAGGCCTGAAGCCACAGGAAGAGGTTATCAATGTGAAGATTCCTGCCGGTGTAAGTGACGGGATGCAGCTAAGCATGTCCGGTAAAGGTAATATGGCTCCCGGTGGAGGTGTACCCGGTGATCTTCTCATTCTTGTAGAAGGTGTAGAAGACGATGAGCTCAAGCGTGAGGGAAATAACATCATCTTTGATCTGTACATTAACTTCGCCGATGCTGCCCTTGGCACCCAGGTCGAAGTACCTACTATTGATGGTAAGGTCAAGATCAAGATAGAGCCAGGCACTCAAAGCGGTAAAGTTTTAAGACTTAGAGGCAAAGGCATTAAAGAGCTAGATGGCTACGGCACTGGTGACCAGCTCATATATGTGAACGTCTGGACACCCAAAAGCCTCAGTAAAGAGGAGAAGGAACTCCTTGAGCGCCTGAGAGAATCACCCAATTTCACCCCTAAACCGGGGAAGAACGAGAAAGGATTCTTCGAGCGTATGAAAGAATTTTTTTAG
- a CDS encoding nucleotide exchange factor GrpE: MSKEKVEFNEQENMKAAENTSVEENDAAEDVAGKATGEENEETAEKAESGDEKTETEKLQVELTEFKDKYLRLYSEFENFRRRTSREKLEMVKTANESLVVSLLPVIDDFERAQKAHKEKGEELDQGMELIINKFKKALESKGVKPMGTKAGDDFDPEVHEAITQIPAPEEKLKGKIVDVIEKGYTLEEKVIRYAKVVIGS; the protein is encoded by the coding sequence ATGAGCAAAGAGAAAGTCGAGTTTAACGAACAGGAAAATATGAAAGCGGCAGAAAACACCAGTGTAGAAGAAAACGACGCTGCTGAGGACGTTGCCGGTAAAGCTACTGGCGAAGAAAACGAAGAGACTGCCGAAAAGGCAGAGAGTGGTGACGAAAAGACAGAAACAGAGAAACTGCAGGTAGAACTGACGGAATTCAAAGACAAGTACCTGCGCCTCTATTCTGAATTTGAAAACTTCAGGAGAAGAACCAGCCGGGAAAAGCTCGAAATGGTCAAAACAGCCAACGAGAGCCTCGTAGTATCCCTTCTGCCTGTTATTGATGATTTTGAGCGGGCGCAAAAAGCCCATAAAGAAAAGGGCGAAGAGCTGGATCAAGGCATGGAGCTCATCATCAATAAGTTCAAAAAAGCCCTTGAGTCTAAAGGCGTAAAGCCTATGGGCACAAAAGCAGGAGACGACTTCGACCCCGAAGTGCATGAAGCCATTACCCAAATACCCGCACCTGAAGAAAAACTTAAAGGAAAGATCGTAGACGTTATCGAAAAGGGCTATACCCTCGAAGAAAAAGTGATACGCTACGCAAAAGTGGTAATCGGATCATAA
- the obgE gene encoding GTPase ObgE has product MAQSNFIDYVKFCSRSGAGGAGSAHFRREKFVPKGGPDGGDGGRGGHIILRGNAQLWTLLHLKYKKHVIAGNGKPGEGGKRTGADGEDIILEVPLGTVARVAETGDKLLEITEDGQEAILTPGGRGGLGNDHFKSSTNQAPRHAQPGEPGQEVWIILELKLLADVGLVGFPNAGKSTLLSAVSAARPEIADYPFTTLVPNLGVVGYRDFKSFVMADIPGIIEGAAEGKGLGLRFLRHIERNSILLFLVPADADNVAEEYQVLLKELGKYNPELLDKDRLLAVSKADMLDQELIEEMKAELPQGIPALFISSVTGKGIDSLKDLIWETLTRYDQALEDE; this is encoded by the coding sequence ATGGCACAGTCCAACTTTATCGATTACGTAAAATTTTGTTCCCGCTCAGGAGCCGGCGGCGCTGGTTCCGCTCATTTCCGCAGGGAAAAGTTCGTTCCTAAAGGAGGCCCCGACGGAGGCGACGGCGGTCGTGGCGGGCACATTATTCTCAGAGGTAATGCCCAGCTTTGGACATTGCTCCACCTTAAATATAAAAAGCATGTGATCGCCGGTAATGGAAAGCCCGGTGAGGGAGGCAAACGAACCGGTGCCGATGGAGAAGATATTATCCTCGAGGTACCCCTGGGTACCGTCGCACGTGTAGCCGAGACAGGCGATAAACTTCTTGAAATTACAGAAGACGGTCAGGAGGCAATACTTACCCCGGGCGGCCGCGGAGGGCTCGGCAACGACCACTTCAAAAGCAGCACCAACCAGGCCCCCAGACATGCACAGCCCGGTGAACCCGGACAGGAAGTATGGATTATTCTGGAGCTTAAACTCCTTGCCGATGTAGGACTCGTAGGCTTTCCCAATGCTGGTAAATCCACCCTCCTCAGCGCTGTTTCTGCAGCCAGGCCTGAAATAGCTGACTATCCATTCACCACCCTCGTCCCTAACCTCGGCGTAGTGGGATATCGCGACTTCAAGTCTTTCGTAATGGCCGATATTCCCGGTATTATCGAAGGAGCTGCCGAGGGGAAAGGGCTCGGACTAAGGTTTCTCAGACACATTGAGCGAAATTCCATCCTCCTCTTTCTCGTACCCGCCGATGCGGATAATGTAGCTGAGGAATACCAGGTTCTGCTGAAGGAACTCGGAAAATACAATCCCGAGCTACTCGATAAAGATCGTCTCCTAGCCGTATCAAAGGCAGATATGCTGGACCAGGAGCTGATAGAAGAGATGAAAGCAGAACTTCCCCAGGGCATACCGGCATTATTTATTTCCTCTGTTACAGGCAAGGGAATAGATTCACTGAAAGACCTCATATGGGAGACACTCACCCGCTACGATCAGGCGCTGGAAGATGAGTAA
- a CDS encoding adenylate kinase, translating to MLNIILFGPPGAGKGTQSAKLIDKYNLTHIATGDLFRMHLGEGTPLGLKAKEYMNEGLLVPDSIVIGMVEEKIATTPDPKGFIFDGFPRTVAQAEALDSMMSRNGMSINGMIALEVPDQELKVRIAERGKTSGRVDDQDPAKIEKRIQVYKDETLPVANYYDKKGKFVSINGVGSIEDIFFRIIHEIDKLS from the coding sequence ATGCTTAATATCATATTATTTGGCCCTCCCGGTGCCGGAAAGGGTACACAGAGTGCCAAACTGATTGACAAATATAACCTCACCCATATTGCTACCGGTGATCTTTTCAGAATGCACCTTGGTGAAGGTACCCCCCTCGGACTTAAAGCCAAGGAATACATGAATGAAGGCCTTCTCGTACCCGATAGCATTGTTATCGGTATGGTAGAGGAAAAAATAGCCACTACTCCGGATCCAAAAGGCTTCATCTTTGACGGATTCCCCCGTACAGTGGCCCAGGCAGAAGCTCTTGATAGCATGATGTCACGTAATGGCATGAGCATAAATGGTATGATCGCCCTGGAGGTGCCCGACCAGGAGCTCAAAGTTCGTATCGCCGAGCGCGGTAAGACCTCAGGTCGGGTAGATGACCAGGACCCTGCCAAGATCGAAAAAAGGATACAGGTATATAAAGACGAAACCCTTCCCGTAGCCAATTATTACGATAAAAAGGGCAAGTTCGTATCCATCAATGGGGTAGGCTCTATTGAAGATATTTTCTTCCGCATTATTCACGAGATAGATAAGCTATCCTGA
- the hpt gene encoding hypoxanthine phosphoribosyltransferase yields the protein MTIRDKEFEPYIFEEQILTRIREISRDVNKSYAEKNPLFVSVLNGSFMFAADLMKEISIRSEISFVKFSSYQNMDSTGEIKELIGLNDEVKGRDIIIIEDIVDTGHTMHHLLGDIEKFKPASVAICTLLFKPDALKRDIDLEYVGFSIPNKFVVGYGLDYDGYGRNLRDIYQLSESSS from the coding sequence ATGACTATCAGGGACAAGGAATTTGAACCGTATATATTTGAGGAGCAGATTCTGACACGTATCAGGGAAATCTCACGGGATGTCAATAAAAGCTATGCCGAGAAAAACCCCCTTTTTGTCAGTGTGCTTAACGGCTCTTTTATGTTTGCTGCCGACCTCATGAAGGAGATATCCATCAGGTCGGAAATTTCTTTTGTCAAGTTCTCCAGCTACCAGAATATGGACAGTACAGGAGAAATTAAAGAACTCATTGGCCTTAATGACGAGGTAAAAGGCAGAGATATTATCATCATAGAAGACATCGTGGATACTGGTCACACAATGCACCATCTTTTAGGAGACATTGAAAAGTTCAAGCCAGCATCTGTTGCCATCTGTACCTTATTATTCAAGCCCGATGCCCTTAAAAGAGACATTGACCTGGAATACGTGGGTTTCTCGATTCCTAATAAATTTGTGGTGGGGTATGGACTTGACTATGACGGCTATGGCAGAAACCTCCGGGATATTTACCAACTTTCTGAAAGTTCTTCCTAG
- a CDS encoding M20/M25/M40 family metallo-hydrolase — MELLKTLCEIHAPSGNESAMTDFVLDYVKSNKSKWTVQPKVISGDSFQDCIILVFGEPRTAIFAHMDSIGFTVRYEDQLVPIGGPQSESGYRLTGQDALGPIECELLADDEGGLSYKFGRAIQRGTDLVFKTNFRESQEYVQCCYMDNRLGVYNALKVCETLENGCVVFSCWEEHGGGSVPFLARYIHHNYGVKQALISDITWVTGGVHHGKGVAISLRDRHIPRKKYVDRILEIAEESGIDYQLEVEGSGSSDGRELQQSPYPFDWCFVGAPEDNVHSPDEKVHKHDIECMIALYKELMAKL, encoded by the coding sequence ATGGAGCTACTTAAAACCCTGTGCGAGATACATGCACCTTCAGGCAATGAATCAGCCATGACTGATTTTGTGCTGGATTATGTGAAGTCCAATAAGTCAAAATGGACCGTCCAGCCCAAAGTCATAAGCGGAGATAGTTTTCAGGACTGTATTATCCTCGTCTTTGGTGAGCCCCGGACCGCCATTTTTGCTCATATGGACTCTATAGGGTTTACCGTTCGGTACGAAGATCAACTGGTACCCATAGGAGGCCCGCAGTCTGAAAGCGGCTACCGCCTTACCGGACAGGATGCCCTCGGTCCCATAGAGTGTGAGCTCCTAGCCGACGACGAAGGTGGACTCAGCTATAAATTCGGCCGCGCTATCCAACGAGGCACCGATCTCGTGTTTAAAACCAACTTCCGCGAAAGCCAGGAGTACGTTCAGTGCTGCTATATGGACAATCGCCTCGGAGTTTATAATGCCTTGAAAGTGTGCGAGACACTGGAAAACGGCTGTGTCGTATTCTCCTGCTGGGAAGAGCATGGAGGGGGGTCCGTTCCCTTTCTCGCCCGTTACATTCATCATAACTATGGCGTAAAACAAGCCCTTATTTCCGATATAACCTGGGTCACCGGTGGCGTGCATCATGGCAAAGGAGTGGCCATCAGCTTGAGAGACCGCCACATACCCCGTAAAAAGTATGTAGATCGTATTCTCGAAATAGCTGAGGAGTCCGGTATAGACTATCAGCTTGAAGTCGAAGGAAGTGGAAGCAGTGACGGCCGTGAGCTTCAGCAGAGCCCTTACCCCTTTGACTGGTGCTTTGTGGGAGCCCCCGAAGATAACGTACATTCACCTGATGAAAAAGTGCATAAGCATGACATTGAATGTATGATTGCCCTGTATAAAGAGCTAATGGCAAAGCTGTAA
- the upp gene encoding uracil phosphoribosyltransferase, protein MTNGTFILTDTHSVASEFLAQLRDTKVQTDRSRFRRNLRRLGQILAYEISRRMPFEDTTVQTPLAKTAAVRLTESPVLVTVMRAGLPFYDGFLDYFDRSESGFIGAFREEESSDGEVSVALEYAALPDTAGRPVLLADPMLATGKSLLYAVEAINKQGKPSHLYIASAIAAPEGVNYLKDNIRQPFSLWVGAVDEKLNANAFIVPGLGDAGDLAFGPKN, encoded by the coding sequence GTGACCAACGGCACCTTTATATTAACGGATACGCATTCGGTGGCCAGTGAGTTTCTGGCTCAACTGAGAGACACAAAGGTACAAACTGACCGATCCAGATTCAGAAGGAATCTGCGCAGATTAGGTCAGATACTGGCCTATGAAATTAGCCGTCGTATGCCCTTTGAAGATACTACGGTACAGACACCTCTGGCAAAAACGGCAGCAGTAAGGCTGACGGAGTCTCCGGTGCTGGTAACGGTGATGCGTGCCGGCCTACCCTTTTACGATGGTTTTCTGGATTACTTTGACCGTTCGGAAAGTGGATTTATCGGAGCATTTCGTGAAGAAGAGTCTTCGGATGGTGAAGTAAGTGTGGCACTGGAGTATGCCGCCCTCCCCGACACGGCTGGGCGCCCGGTACTTCTGGCAGACCCTATGTTAGCCACCGGAAAGTCGCTACTCTACGCGGTAGAGGCTATTAATAAACAGGGCAAACCGTCTCACTTGTATATTGCTTCAGCGATAGCGGCACCAGAAGGTGTGAATTACCTGAAAGATAATATCCGCCAGCCTTTCAGCCTGTGGGTAGGTGCAGTAGATGAAAAGCTGAATGCAAATGCCTTCATTGTGCCTGGCCTGGGCGATGCGGGGGACCTGGCCTTTGGCCCGAAAAACTAA
- a CDS encoding calcium/sodium antiporter produces MLENIGLLLAGLVILIVGGELLVRGASSIALRLHLSPLVVGLTIVAFGTSAPEMLISIKSALAGSPDLAMGNVVGSNICNLALVLGITTIINPVKVQGTSLKIDWPMTFGASVLLYLTAQNGLITIWEGICFILILIAYNWYIIRRSRRETKAMKLLEEELDIPAAPSKHLWKDLMFILIGCIGLYYGAEWFVGGAQSLAVYLGVTERIIGLTVLALGTSLPELVTACIASFKKETDIALGNLLGSNIFNILSILGVTSVIQSVSVSDAILEIDMLWMLGITFLVFLMMLHRRQIFRYEGIILLGIYFFYTYLIMF; encoded by the coding sequence ATGCTTGAAAATATTGGACTCTTATTAGCCGGTTTGGTGATCCTGATAGTGGGAGGTGAGTTGCTTGTACGCGGTGCGTCCAGCATAGCGTTGCGGCTGCACCTTTCTCCTCTGGTTGTAGGCCTGACTATAGTGGCTTTCGGTACGTCCGCCCCAGAAATGCTCATCAGTATAAAATCTGCCCTGGCTGGCAGCCCTGACCTGGCTATGGGCAATGTGGTAGGCAGTAATATTTGTAACCTGGCCCTGGTGCTTGGGATCACCACGATCATAAACCCTGTAAAAGTACAGGGAACGAGCCTAAAGATAGACTGGCCGATGACGTTCGGGGCAAGTGTGTTGCTTTATCTGACTGCACAGAACGGCCTGATAACTATTTGGGAAGGGATCTGCTTCATTTTGATCCTGATTGCCTATAACTGGTATATCATCCGCAGATCGCGCCGGGAAACCAAAGCGATGAAATTATTAGAGGAAGAACTTGATATTCCTGCGGCTCCATCCAAACATTTATGGAAGGATCTGATGTTTATACTAATAGGATGTATCGGGCTTTACTATGGAGCTGAATGGTTTGTGGGTGGTGCTCAGTCACTGGCCGTTTACCTTGGCGTTACGGAACGGATAATAGGTCTTACTGTATTGGCTCTGGGTACCAGCTTACCAGAATTGGTAACAGCCTGTATAGCCTCTTTTAAGAAGGAAACGGATATCGCGCTAGGCAATCTGTTGGGTTCAAATATTTTTAACATTCTCTCGATATTAGGCGTGACCAGTGTGATTCAATCTGTCTCTGTAAGTGATGCTATCCTGGAGATAGACATGCTATGGATGCTGGGCATAACTTTTTTAGTTTTCCTTATGATGCTGCACAGGCGGCAAATCTTTCGTTATGAAGGGATTATCCTGTTGGGCATTTATTTTTTCTACACGTACCTGATTATGTTTTAA